Proteins encoded by one window of Paenibacillus urinalis:
- a CDS encoding glycosyltransferase family 4 protein, translating to MGYISVLTHSFADGYNRDFERLFGGGLERYIFRLCQVIRDIGHIPEVHQLSYYEAFHRTIEEIEVFGYPYDPDHIPQAFDEMASRARGPLIYASCIWHPLNYAPGSLGICHGINWDRHNLPAAAKREIAGSIQRALDQLDTLVSVDSHFLTYCRAACTYQDPHQVVLIPNSVDTEYFKPVHLMLGDAEADKTIDEEALRKKVKGRTAYLHHGDEEQDGELRDQDNEKDSHSPPDLHDVTEASDLQAAEDSSNQKSIRLLFPRRISLERGIIPMMLASDRLLGAYPALTIEFAGERVEGSTIGKTFEIWRKHHPHKDRIYAKSYKFDEMLLAYQQADIAVIPTIFSEGTSYACLEAMSCGLPVVAGNVGGLNDIVQDGFNGLSVPPVEENLVAAICRLIDDDELRERMGNQARQTALAYDDHKWELAWKTVLQHHLSRKARKERLLPR from the coding sequence ATGGGGTATATCAGTGTGCTTACGCACAGCTTCGCAGATGGCTACAATCGTGACTTCGAACGACTGTTTGGCGGTGGACTGGAACGGTACATATTTCGGCTGTGCCAGGTCATACGTGATATCGGCCATATTCCGGAAGTGCACCAGCTCTCCTATTACGAGGCATTCCATAGAACGATAGAAGAGATTGAGGTATTCGGTTACCCTTATGATCCGGACCACATCCCACAAGCTTTTGACGAAATGGCCTCTCGCGCCCGTGGCCCACTCATCTACGCCAGCTGTATATGGCACCCGCTGAACTATGCGCCAGGCAGTCTCGGTATCTGCCACGGTATTAACTGGGATCGACACAACCTTCCGGCGGCTGCCAAACGCGAGATTGCCGGCTCGATTCAAAGGGCGCTGGACCAGCTCGACACCCTTGTGTCGGTAGATTCGCATTTTCTCACCTACTGCCGCGCTGCATGCACCTATCAGGATCCCCATCAGGTTGTGCTCATTCCGAATAGTGTCGATACCGAATATTTCAAGCCTGTGCACCTGATGCTCGGAGACGCCGAAGCGGACAAGACGATTGATGAAGAAGCACTGCGCAAGAAAGTGAAGGGCCGGACGGCCTACCTTCATCATGGAGATGAAGAGCAGGATGGAGAACTCCGAGATCAAGACAACGAAAAGGACTCCCATTCTCCCCCAGATCTCCATGATGTGACTGAAGCCTCGGACCTGCAGGCTGCTGAAGACAGCTCTAACCAGAAGAGCATCCGGCTCTTGTTCCCCAGAAGAATCAGCCTGGAGCGAGGCATTATTCCGATGATGCTGGCCAGTGACCGTCTGCTGGGCGCCTACCCCGCACTCACGATTGAATTTGCAGGTGAACGGGTTGAAGGCAGTACGATCGGGAAGACGTTCGAGATATGGAGAAAGCATCATCCACACAAAGATCGCATATATGCGAAGAGCTATAAATTTGATGAAATGCTGCTGGCCTATCAGCAGGCGGATATCGCTGTAATTCCGACAATCTTCTCGGAAGGAACCTCATATGCCTGCCTTGAAGCGATGAGCTGCGGGCTCCCCGTTGTCGCGGGCAATGTCGGAGGATTAAATGATATCGTCCAGGACGGATTCAATGGACTGTCTGTTCCTCCCGTAGAGGAGAACCTTGTCGCCGCCATATGCAGGCTGATCGATGATGATGAGCTTAGGGAGCGGATGGGGAATCAGGCAAGACAAACAGCACTTGCTTATGATGATCACAAATGGGAGCTGGCCTGGAAAACGGTGCTTCAACATCACCTCAGCCGCAAGGCCCGGAAGGAGCGTTTATTGCCGCGATGA
- a CDS encoding N-acetylmannosamine-6-phosphate 2-epimerase, with protein sequence MLVNPVLEQIRYGLIASCQALPGEPLHGSETMAKMAKAAEEGGAIAIRANSAEDVRAIKLAVGLPVIGIVKRDYPDSEVYITPTTKEVDELIEAGADMIALDATRRKRPGQVTLETMVEYMKSRNMPVMADISTLAEGLYAASLGVSCVSTTLSGYTSYSPNLAGPHLELVKETAERLAIPVIAEGRISEPAQVEEVLRLGAYAVVVGSAISRPQLITKRFAEAARKAVISIHGNERSH encoded by the coding sequence ATGCTAGTGAATCCCGTATTGGAGCAAATACGATATGGACTGATTGCATCATGCCAAGCTTTACCGGGTGAACCGCTTCATGGTTCGGAGACGATGGCGAAGATGGCCAAGGCGGCGGAAGAAGGCGGGGCGATCGCGATTCGCGCGAACAGCGCTGAAGATGTGAGAGCGATCAAGCTGGCAGTGGGTCTTCCTGTCATTGGAATCGTCAAAAGAGATTATCCGGATTCGGAGGTATATATTACGCCCACGACGAAAGAAGTCGATGAACTTATTGAGGCGGGAGCGGATATGATCGCTCTGGATGCTACGCGAAGAAAGCGGCCGGGTCAGGTTACGCTGGAGACGATGGTGGAATATATGAAGTCACGAAATATGCCGGTGATGGCCGATATCTCTACCTTAGCAGAAGGGCTGTATGCCGCGTCCCTCGGTGTCAGCTGTGTGTCAACCACCTTGTCAGGCTATACGTCCTACTCACCGAACCTTGCAGGTCCACATCTTGAATTGGTCAAGGAGACTGCGGAGCGGCTTGCCATTCCGGTAATCGCGGAAGGGAGGATCAGTGAGCCGGCTCAAGTGGAGGAGGTGCTTCGACTCGGTGCCTATGCCGTCGTGGTTGGTTCCGCTATTTCCCGTCCTCAATTAATAACGAAGCGGTTTGCGGAAGCCGCACGGAAGGCAGTGATTTCAATCCATGGAAATGAAAGATCGCATTAA
- a CDS encoding class I SAM-dependent methyltransferase, translating into MTLDSRYVRRDDDRMDTVLVPLHPAWWSRPYEYAWARQFAHAEETVLDAASGIPHPFKFWLVDRVHKVYACDLDPRILSNEAIRSAVADDFGIQISRILPERYIENVERAQADLAALPYPDEQFDTVFCISVLEHLDHPTRLKSLKEFARVLRPDGRLVLTVDVPEIEPEQLTTLLSEAGLMIVGPLSTERPDDAIFTTMYGSAIYCFRALIKKRHKGDL; encoded by the coding sequence ATGACACTCGACTCAAGATATGTACGGCGTGATGATGATCGAATGGACACGGTGCTGGTTCCACTGCATCCAGCCTGGTGGAGCAGACCGTATGAATACGCCTGGGCCCGTCAATTCGCTCATGCGGAAGAAACTGTGCTGGACGCGGCCTCCGGCATTCCTCACCCTTTCAAATTCTGGCTTGTTGACCGTGTGCATAAAGTATACGCCTGTGATCTGGACCCGCGAATCTTATCCAATGAAGCGATCCGTTCCGCAGTCGCGGACGATTTTGGCATTCAAATATCGAGAATTCTGCCAGAGCGTTACATCGAGAATGTGGAGCGGGCCCAGGCTGACTTAGCTGCACTGCCTTATCCGGATGAGCAATTTGATACGGTCTTCTGCATTTCTGTACTGGAGCATTTAGATCACCCCACAAGGCTGAAGTCACTTAAGGAATTTGCCCGGGTACTAAGGCCTGACGGCAGACTCGTGCTTACTGTGGATGTGCCCGAAATTGAACCGGAACAGCTGACCACTCTCCTGTCTGAAGCAGGTCTTATGATCGTGGGTCCGCTGAGCACCGAACGGCCGGATGATGCGATATTTACGACCATGTATGGTTCAGCCATCTACTGCTTTCGAGCACTTATCAAAAAAAGACATAAGGGTGATTTGTGA
- a CDS encoding glycosyltransferase family 2 protein: MTTSNSSPISPVRKKDNNKLTAMLQVRNEGGRYLEEVLEDLSTFVDHIVIVDDASTDHTLEICRSCDKVEKLVTLASSLFDEEWKLRSILWQTTVSTSSDWILAVDADELYEERAKRSIRNLINQDRYDWVSFRLYDMWGSRQYYREDELWQAHRRQTMTLVRYFPGFPYLYPERAHHVPRLPATCAALQGLTTDLRIKHLGWAGPLEERVQKYVRYKKLDPEGKWGNIAQYESILDLSPSLVEWKEEI; encoded by the coding sequence ATGACAACATCTAATTCATCACCTATATCCCCAGTGAGGAAGAAGGATAACAATAAGCTGACGGCCATGCTTCAGGTTCGTAATGAAGGGGGCCGATATTTGGAGGAAGTGCTGGAGGATCTGTCTACCTTTGTTGATCATATCGTGATTGTGGACGATGCAAGCACAGACCACACGCTTGAAATCTGCAGATCCTGCGACAAGGTAGAGAAGCTGGTTACTTTGGCTTCGTCTCTGTTTGATGAGGAGTGGAAGCTCCGCTCGATCCTGTGGCAGACGACGGTCTCCACTTCATCAGACTGGATCCTTGCCGTCGATGCCGATGAGTTGTATGAAGAGCGTGCGAAGCGGAGTATTCGGAACCTGATTAACCAGGATCGTTACGATTGGGTCAGCTTCCGACTGTATGATATGTGGGGGAGCAGACAGTATTATCGGGAGGATGAACTGTGGCAGGCGCATCGCCGTCAGACGATGACGCTTGTCCGCTATTTTCCAGGCTTCCCCTATCTCTATCCCGAAAGAGCGCATCATGTTCCCCGTCTTCCAGCCACCTGTGCGGCGCTGCAGGGATTAACGACCGATCTGCGGATCAAGCATCTGGGCTGGGCCGGCCCTCTTGAGGAGCGCGTTCAGAAGTATGTCCGCTACAAAAAGCTTGATCCTGAAGGCAAATGGGGGAATATCGCGCAGTATGAATCCATTCTGGATCTATCCCCAAGCCTAGTGGAGTGGAAGGAGGAGATCTAA
- a CDS encoding ABC transporter substrate-binding protein — protein sequence MRRSKRGFKLSCLTLLLLSLLLSACSGGGGNNGADPAQTPADPGSGGTEETSEPIELEFWTIALQPTFNDYFNGLIDEYEAAHENVTIKWSDFPFDAITQKLLTTTANNESPDVVNLNTEFASQMGTKGALTDLNEHLTDEEKAVYFDGIFNSTIINDKAYALPWYTGTEVLFMNKKIVEEAGLDPANPPQTREELAEWARTVKEKTGKAGYAVQLVSKLLPIDGIQILNEDKTAAAFNTPEMVAMIENLKGLMEEGLVVKEDAEFSKQIQFYSAEQTAFVLAGPTFINFIKTSAPDVYENTIAVSLPTGKAGLRLSNSMNIVVPSKTEHPEAAAEFAKFITNAANQTAFSKVANTLPSTKESVEDPFFKESDGSLEAEAKLASSQSLTEATDYMVGVPNAGDINSAIARGLQEILLNGKEIQATLDAVETEVNNILKQ from the coding sequence ATGAGAAGAAGCAAAAGAGGTTTCAAGCTGTCGTGTTTAACCCTGTTGTTGCTATCCCTATTGCTTAGTGCATGCAGTGGTGGAGGCGGTAATAACGGAGCGGACCCTGCACAAACACCTGCTGATCCGGGTTCAGGAGGAACAGAGGAAACCAGTGAGCCGATTGAGCTTGAGTTCTGGACGATTGCCCTTCAGCCTACGTTTAACGACTATTTTAACGGACTGATTGACGAGTACGAGGCAGCACATGAGAATGTGACGATCAAATGGAGTGATTTTCCGTTTGATGCGATCACCCAGAAGCTGCTGACGACAACAGCCAATAATGAAAGTCCGGATGTCGTGAACCTCAACACCGAGTTTGCGAGTCAAATGGGCACCAAGGGTGCGCTGACCGACCTGAACGAACACCTCACAGATGAAGAGAAGGCCGTATATTTTGACGGAATCTTCAATTCCACCATCATTAACGACAAAGCTTATGCCCTCCCATGGTACACCGGTACCGAAGTGCTGTTTATGAACAAGAAAATAGTGGAGGAGGCTGGACTTGATCCGGCAAATCCGCCGCAAACCAGAGAGGAACTGGCAGAGTGGGCCCGTACGGTTAAGGAAAAGACCGGCAAAGCCGGTTATGCGGTGCAGCTCGTTTCGAAGCTTCTGCCCATCGACGGTATCCAGATTCTGAACGAAGACAAGACCGCAGCTGCCTTCAATACACCTGAAATGGTGGCTATGATCGAGAACCTGAAGGGGTTAATGGAAGAGGGACTGGTCGTGAAGGAGGATGCTGAATTCTCCAAGCAGATCCAGTTCTACTCGGCAGAGCAGACGGCCTTTGTACTTGCTGGACCAACCTTCATCAACTTTATCAAGACATCCGCACCTGATGTGTACGAGAACACGATTGCTGTATCCTTGCCGACAGGTAAAGCCGGCCTCAGATTGTCCAACTCCATGAACATTGTCGTTCCTTCCAAGACTGAGCATCCGGAAGCAGCAGCTGAGTTCGCCAAATTTATTACCAATGCAGCCAATCAAACGGCTTTCTCCAAAGTAGCCAATACACTGCCTTCCACGAAGGAGTCCGTTGAGGATCCGTTCTTCAAGGAATCTGATGGATCGCTTGAAGCTGAAGCGAAGCTGGCATCGAGCCAAAGTCTTACCGAAGCGACAGACTACATGGTCGGCGTACCGAATGCAGGCGACATTAACTCTGCGATCGCACGCGGACTGCAGGAGATCTTGCTGAACGGTAAAGAGATTCAGGCCACGCTGGATGCAGTAGAGACCGAAGTGAACAATATCCTGAAGCAGTAG
- a CDS encoding carbohydrate ABC transporter permease, with amino-acid sequence MRWVRSESFAAWAFMTPGLLIIAVFVFWPIIYGIPLSLTNYSVIGETKYVGLDNFKNAFLDKNFTISLWNSLVYVIVVPFIQIFSILMAILVNSRIPGIKLFRAAYYIPVVTSMVAVALIWSWLLSSNGVVNYLLMQVGIISEQVSWLSTSETALATLMFITMWKALGYYMMLYLAGLQGIPNDLYEAARVDGANRMQLIWSITLPLLRPHIFFCSLISVMGAVRVFDEVYILTKGGPGTSTLVSSVYIFEKGLEQFNFGYASALGLIVSVLIGGLSVIVFKLNQKGGVNSY; translated from the coding sequence ATGAGGTGGGTTCGTTCTGAATCTTTTGCAGCCTGGGCATTCATGACCCCAGGTTTGCTCATTATTGCCGTGTTTGTATTTTGGCCGATTATTTATGGAATACCGCTGTCATTAACGAATTATTCCGTCATTGGGGAAACCAAGTATGTCGGTTTGGATAACTTCAAGAATGCGTTCCTGGATAAGAACTTCACCATTTCCTTATGGAATTCACTGGTATACGTTATCGTGGTTCCGTTTATCCAGATCTTTTCTATCTTAATGGCGATTCTCGTGAACAGCCGTATACCTGGAATTAAGCTCTTCCGTGCGGCGTACTACATTCCTGTCGTTACCTCCATGGTTGCTGTAGCCTTGATTTGGAGCTGGCTGCTGAGCAGCAATGGGGTGGTCAACTACCTGCTGATGCAGGTAGGAATTATCAGTGAGCAGGTATCCTGGCTGTCGACCAGTGAAACAGCACTGGCTACGCTCATGTTTATTACGATGTGGAAAGCGCTTGGATATTACATGATGCTGTATCTCGCAGGACTTCAGGGTATTCCGAATGACCTCTACGAGGCAGCGAGAGTGGATGGGGCAAACCGAATGCAGCTGATTTGGTCCATTACCCTGCCGCTTCTGCGCCCGCATATCTTTTTCTGCTCCTTGATCTCCGTGATGGGTGCAGTGCGCGTATTTGATGAGGTATATATTCTGACCAAGGGCGGACCGGGGACATCGACGCTCGTATCCAGTGTGTATATATTTGAAAAAGGTTTGGAGCAGTTTAATTTCGGTTATGCCTCTGCGCTGGGACTCATTGTGAGTGTGCTGATCGGCGGACTCAGTGTCATCGTGTTTAAGCTGAACCAGAAGGGCGGTGTCAATTCATACTGA
- a CDS encoding DUF4127 family protein has product MQTIFIPLDERPCNYEFPYMLAEGTELTVERPPLSMLGLKKRPGDIEQLWTWLEEKAEGAGGAVIALDTLLYGGIIPSRLHKFTEDELIARLTRLRKLKEKHLNLKIFAFQLIMRCPQYSISDEEPDYYADWGREIFRKGYIGHREELKIATAEELAELQDMNSRLPQEVLDDYLGRRSINIQANRAVLDLVKDGVIDFLIFPQDDSAPYGYTAKDQQVARQRISELDLELKAYMYPGADEVGCTLITRMLNETKGVKPLVYPRLSSIQGAFVTPVYEDRFFYETLKYQITAAGALIASSASEADLILLASTPGETMMEAVSQEHPFFSYDVYRNLMELIEYGSYMMREQGKAVAVADVGYANGADLKLVKMLRQKGMLFDLAGYAAWNTSSNSLGTVISQALIYTLYGRTQEHLDFLALRYAEDACYCATVRKEMNAGVVEEMGCNKFLLDGPRGKVAERVEQRLIQVLEEKINGPAGRIEIVDCYMPWNRTFEVGLKVKYHAV; this is encoded by the coding sequence ATGCAAACCATCTTCATCCCACTCGACGAAAGACCATGCAACTACGAATTCCCGTACATGCTGGCAGAGGGCACGGAGCTTACAGTAGAGCGCCCTCCACTGTCGATGCTGGGACTAAAAAAAAGACCAGGCGATATTGAACAGCTGTGGACCTGGCTCGAAGAGAAGGCCGAAGGTGCAGGAGGAGCTGTTATCGCACTGGATACCCTTTTATACGGAGGAATTATCCCCTCCAGACTTCACAAATTCACCGAAGATGAACTCATTGCAAGGCTGACAAGGCTGCGCAAGCTCAAAGAGAAGCATTTAAATCTTAAAATTTTTGCATTTCAGCTCATCATGCGCTGTCCGCAGTACTCCATATCAGATGAAGAGCCGGATTATTATGCCGATTGGGGACGTGAAATTTTCCGCAAAGGCTATATCGGTCACCGAGAGGAGCTGAAGATAGCCACAGCGGAAGAGCTTGCAGAGCTTCAGGATATGAACAGCCGCCTTCCACAGGAGGTACTGGATGATTATCTGGGAAGAAGAAGCATCAACATTCAGGCGAACCGGGCCGTACTGGACTTAGTGAAGGATGGGGTTATTGACTTCCTGATCTTCCCGCAGGATGACTCTGCACCGTATGGTTATACGGCAAAGGATCAGCAGGTGGCGAGGCAGCGGATCAGTGAGCTCGATTTGGAGCTGAAGGCTTACATGTATCCAGGAGCGGATGAAGTCGGCTGTACACTGATAACTCGGATGTTGAACGAGACGAAGGGAGTAAAGCCGCTTGTGTATCCTAGACTATCCTCGATACAAGGGGCATTTGTTACCCCGGTATATGAAGATCGTTTTTTCTACGAGACACTAAAGTATCAGATCACGGCAGCAGGAGCTTTAATTGCTTCCAGCGCGAGTGAAGCAGATCTCATCCTGCTGGCCAGTACCCCGGGTGAGACGATGATGGAGGCGGTGTCGCAGGAGCATCCATTTTTCAGCTACGATGTGTACCGCAACTTGATGGAGCTGATTGAGTACGGAAGCTACATGATGAGGGAACAAGGCAAAGCGGTAGCGGTTGCCGATGTGGGCTATGCGAATGGTGCAGATCTCAAGCTGGTCAAAATGCTGCGCCAAAAAGGCATGCTGTTTGATCTGGCAGGCTATGCCGCTTGGAATACCAGCTCGAATTCACTTGGGACTGTCATCTCGCAGGCACTCATTTATACGCTCTACGGACGTACGCAGGAGCACCTTGATTTTCTCGCGCTTCGTTATGCGGAAGATGCATGCTACTGTGCTACAGTCCGCAAAGAAATGAATGCAGGCGTTGTGGAGGAGATGGGCTGCAACAAGTTTCTGCTGGATGGACCGCGTGGGAAGGTGGCGGAACGCGTCGAACAGCGGCTTATTCAAGTGCTGGAGGAGAAGATCAACGGTCCGGCAGGCCGAATTGAAATTGTGGATTGTTACATGCCGTGGAATCGTACCTTTGAGGTTGGACTGAAAGTGAAATATCATGCCGTATGA
- a CDS encoding MraY family glycosyltransferase produces the protein MLYAGAFIVSLLIVVLLIPPLGRLALKIDFVDKPRENEERKLHKKPIPLTASYAIFAGFFIAYLLFSGEYTWQTAALFAGGLLLLVIGTVDDWYKTRGKDFPALPKMLVQVSAAVIVYLAGIRFTGFYNPFSEEYISLPVWLQFTLTILWIFGVTTVINFSDGMDGLAGGLSAISGTTLFIVALTMGQSHSALLAIVLVGVTAGYLKFNKPPAKVFMGDAGATFLGFILAVIALDGAFKQATVLSILIPILALGVPIFDNLFVVIKRFLEGKAIYQADASQAHYRLLRAGLTHKQTLAVLCLVSVCLCLSSIILMLVQI, from the coding sequence ATGCTGTATGCTGGTGCCTTTATCGTATCCCTGCTCATTGTTGTGCTGCTCATTCCTCCATTAGGCAGGCTTGCTCTTAAGATTGATTTTGTGGACAAGCCTAGAGAGAATGAGGAGCGCAAGCTGCACAAGAAACCGATCCCTCTGACCGCAAGCTATGCGATCTTTGCCGGATTTTTCATCGCCTATCTGCTATTCTCGGGCGAATATACATGGCAGACGGCGGCCTTATTTGCCGGAGGACTGCTTCTGCTCGTCATTGGAACCGTTGATGATTGGTACAAGACCAGAGGCAAGGACTTTCCCGCTCTGCCCAAAATGCTCGTTCAAGTATCCGCTGCCGTCATTGTATATTTAGCTGGTATTCGTTTTACCGGCTTCTATAACCCTTTCAGTGAGGAATACATCTCACTTCCGGTCTGGCTGCAATTTACACTGACCATTCTGTGGATCTTCGGTGTTACGACAGTTATTAACTTCTCCGATGGAATGGACGGGCTGGCAGGTGGGCTATCCGCCATTTCGGGCACGACATTGTTCATTGTGGCATTAACGATGGGTCAGAGCCACTCGGCCCTGCTCGCAATCGTACTTGTCGGTGTAACTGCAGGCTACCTTAAATTCAACAAACCGCCTGCCAAAGTATTTATGGGAGATGCGGGAGCTACGTTCCTCGGGTTTATTCTCGCCGTCATCGCCCTGGATGGAGCATTCAAGCAGGCAACGGTTCTATCGATTCTTATTCCGATTCTGGCATTAGGTGTTCCGATCTTCGATAACCTCTTCGTTGTCATTAAGCGTTTCCTTGAAGGAAAAGCGATCTATCAGGCAGATGCAAGCCAGGCGCATTACAGATTACTCAGAGCAGGCCTGACCCATAAGCAGACTTTGGCCGTCTTATGTCTCGTGAGTGTATGTCTCTGCTTGTCCTCGATCATTCTGATGCTGGTACAGATCTAA
- a CDS encoding carbohydrate ABC transporter permease encodes MAITYLLLLLLAIFMMGPFLWLLSVSLMPGRNIFSSPPAIFPTFIDFENYVQVWQFMNFPRYIWNTVVITVLGVVFNIVLSCMTGYPLAVFRFKGRNFVFVTLIATMIIPSSTAMIVHYLTIQDLGLGGSYLGVVLPAAVSVFNIFLMRQTFLNIPIDVRDSGKIDGASEFRIWWQLILPLVKPGIAVIALLEFMSFWNSFLWPMVILDDPLKYPLASALTTLNGQFSYNFGWIAAGTMISVIPIIVVFLFTQRYYMEGIAGAVKG; translated from the coding sequence ATGGCGATTACGTACTTGCTATTGCTCCTCCTGGCTATCTTTATGATGGGACCGTTCTTATGGCTGCTGAGTGTGTCGCTGATGCCGGGTCGTAATATTTTCTCGTCGCCGCCTGCGATCTTCCCGACCTTTATTGATTTTGAGAACTATGTGCAGGTATGGCAGTTTATGAACTTCCCGAGGTATATCTGGAACACCGTTGTGATTACGGTGCTGGGTGTAGTGTTCAATATTGTATTGTCATGTATGACAGGGTATCCGCTCGCCGTATTCCGATTTAAGGGCCGTAATTTCGTGTTCGTGACCTTGATTGCAACGATGATCATTCCATCCTCCACCGCGATGATCGTGCATTACCTGACCATTCAGGATTTGGGACTAGGCGGCTCGTACCTGGGTGTTGTGCTGCCTGCGGCGGTGTCTGTTTTTAATATCTTCCTGATGCGGCAGACGTTCCTGAATATCCCGATTGATGTGCGTGATTCCGGAAAGATCGACGGAGCCTCCGAATTTAGGATTTGGTGGCAGCTGATCCTGCCGCTGGTGAAGCCAGGGATTGCGGTTATTGCCCTGCTGGAGTTCATGTCGTTCTGGAACAGCTTCCTGTGGCCGATGGTTATTCTGGATGACCCATTGAAGTACCCGCTTGCGTCCGCGCTGACGACGCTGAATGGACAGTTCTCGTATAACTTCGGCTGGATTGCCGCCGGTACGATGATCTCGGTGATTCCGATCATCGTTGTGTTCCTGTTCACACAGCGATACTACATGGAGGGTATCGCCGGAGCAGTGAAGGGCTAA